Proteins encoded together in one Apis cerana isolate GH-2021 linkage group LG4, AcerK_1.0, whole genome shotgun sequence window:
- the LOC108001830 gene encoding dolichol-phosphate mannosyltransferase subunit 1 produces the protein MIEREQTKKDIKELTKNDKYSILLPTYNEIENLPIIIWLIIKYMDESDLDYEIIVIDDGSPDGTLDMAKQLQNVYGENKIVLRPREKKLGLGTAYMHGIKHATGNFIVIMDADLSHHPKFIPKMIEQQRYLDLDIVSGTRYAQGGGVYGWDFKRKLISRGANFLTQLLLRPGASDLTGSFRLYKKDVLEKLIQSCISKGYVFQMEMIVRARQFKYTIGEVPITFVDRLYGESKLGGSEIFQFAKGLLYLFATT, from the exons ATGATCGAAAGAGAACAGACAAAAAaggatataaaagaattaacgaAAAATGACAAGTATTCGATTTTACTTCCAACTTATAACGAAATCGAGAATTTGCCTATAATTATTTGGCTTATTATCAAGTATATGGATGAGAG CGATCTGGATTATGAGATAATCGTGATAGACGATGGTTCTCCAGATGGAACATTGGATATGGCCAAACAGCTGCAAAATGTGTACGGTGAGAACAAAATTGTTTTGAGaccaagagaaaaaaaacttggGCTGGGCACAGCTTATATGCATGGGATTAAACATGCTACAGGAAACTTCATTGTCATTATGGATGCAGATTTGTCTCatcat cctAAATTTATACCAAAAATGATAGAACAACAGAGATATCTCGATTTAGATATTGTTAGTGGCACCAGATATGCACAGGGTGGAGGAGTTTATGGATGggatttcaaaagaaaattaataagtagAGGAGCAAATTTCTTAACACAGCTTTTGTTGAGACCAGGAGCAAGCGATTTGACGGGAAGTTTTAG gtTGTATAAAAAAGATGTACTGGAAAAACTGATACAGTCTTGTATATCAAAAGGATATGTCTTCCAGATGGAAATGATTGTAAGAGCAAGACAATTCAAGTACACTATAGGAGAAGTTCCAATTACGTTTGTCGATCGTCTTTATGGAGAATCAAAATTGGGAGGATcggaaattttccaatttgcaAAAGGTCTTCTATATCTTTTTGCCActacataa